The Streptomyces sp. NL15-2K genome contains a region encoding:
- a CDS encoding toll/interleukin-1 receptor domain-containing protein, protein MIEVFINYRTGDGEKTAALLDQELSRRFGGDRVFRASKSIAPGDTYPDTLLAALRRSSLLLAVVGPDWTKFQGRLHDPEDWVRREIEEAFTYGLPVIPILDGRKTDRLSKADLPPELERLADLQSIPFDTHDTETGVRRIGDLVAEMVPGLDRLAQADEKSSASDTVTNSVGDVSGTAVQSRDFTGDVGGTIVKDSRGPVHTGNGHIYQNSRHVSGDRHFSGNGMTYFEGDNHGSVQHRFSEPDSREDDSR, encoded by the coding sequence ATGATCGAAGTCTTTATCAACTACCGCACGGGCGACGGAGAAAAGACCGCCGCTCTGCTCGACCAGGAGTTGTCCCGTCGATTCGGCGGGGACCGCGTCTTCCGCGCGTCGAAATCCATCGCCCCCGGAGACACCTACCCCGACACCCTGTTGGCCGCGCTGCGACGCAGTTCCCTCTTGCTGGCCGTCGTAGGGCCGGACTGGACGAAATTCCAGGGCCGGCTGCACGACCCGGAGGACTGGGTGCGCAGGGAGATCGAGGAGGCGTTCACCTATGGACTTCCGGTCATTCCAATTCTGGACGGACGGAAGACGGATCGGCTGAGCAAGGCCGACCTGCCGCCCGAACTGGAACGGCTCGCCGACCTTCAGTCCATCCCATTCGACACCCATGACACCGAGACCGGTGTCAGGCGCATCGGTGATCTGGTGGCCGAGATGGTGCCCGGACTGGATCGCCTGGCCCAAGCCGACGAGAAGTCGTCGGCGTCGGACACCGTGACCAACTCAGTCGGTGATGTAAGCGGGACAGCGGTACAGAGCCGTGACTTCACCGGAGACGTCGGCGGCACCATCGTGAAGGATTCTCGCGGCCCTGTCCACACGGGCAACGGCCACATCTATCAGAACTCCCGCCATGTGTCGGGTGACCGGCATTTCTCGGGGAACGGGATGACGTATTTCGAAGGCGACAACCACGGCAGTGTCCAGCATCGGTTCAGCGAACCGGACAGTCGCGAGGACGACAGCCGGTGA